Within Elusimicrobiota bacterium, the genomic segment CCACGCCCGCGTTGATCACCTCGTAGCGCCGCCCCGCGGGGCGGCGCGGTCCGCGGTTCAAGGCCTCCTCGATCCTGCGGCAGAAAGTCTTATCCTGAGCGACCCCGAAGCCGAAGGTCAAGGAATCCCCGAGGACCAGGACGCGGTAGACCCCGGCGGGTTTGTCGTAGGCCTTTTCCGGCCCCCTCAAGCCCTTGGAGTTGATGCGGACCTCCACCCCCATGATCCGAGCCGAGGCTCCGGGACGGTGGACGTGGGAGCGGGCGTCGCCCACCGATCGCTTGAGGAGCTGGGAGTATTTCCACATCTCGACGTCGTAATTCTGGACGAGGAGAAAGCCGAGCCGCAGAAACGCCTCCGCCATGGCGATGGAGAAGAGGAGAGGCGCCGCAGTTTTTCGCATCCTTGGCGAGCCATTATATATTACATTGCCCCGGCCCCTTCCTTGATTATATCATCCATGGGTGAAGAAGCTGATCGTAGCGGCCCTACTTCTCTCCCGCGGCGTCGGACAAGCTCTGGCCCAGGCAGTCAACGACCCGATTTCGCGGCGTTATTATTACGAGGATATCTTTGAACCGTTCTTCTCGCCCGATAAAGACAACCCCGAAATTTACCGTTCCCGACGTCCGGGAGCGGCCAACGGCTCCTTCCCCATCCGTAAGGGCAAGGACGCCTTTCGGATTTTCATCCTAGGAAGCTCCATCGCCAAGCTCTTCGGGGAAAGCCGCGAGGGAGGCTTTCGGGAAATGCTGGGGAAAGCCTCGCCCTTCAAAGAGATAGAGCTCCTTAACTGCGGGATGAGCGGCTACGACAGCTTCCGGACCCTAATGCTCGAATCGGAGGTTCTCGCCTATTCTCCGGATCTCATCGTCATCCTCATGGGATTCACCGAAGCCGCCGGCACGCCCCCGGTCCCCCTGTGGCTGCTCAAGGTCCAGGATCGCCTATCCCGGCTCAAGGCCTACCAAGCGCTCCTCGATAAATTTTCCGCCGGTCCCCCCTCGCGGCCTTACGCCGAGATGGAAGCGGCCTTCGGCGCCAACCTCCGCCAGATGCTCCGCCAGGCCCGCCTCAAGGGAGTCCCCGCGGTGGTGGTAGTGCCTCCCCTCAATTACAGGGACGCCCCCCCGACCGGACCTGCCCCGGCGGACGAACGCTTCGTGAAGGGCTGGGTGCTCCACCTTCAAGGCCGGCATCGGGAGGCGGCCGCCGAGCTAAGGCTCTCGGGTTCCGCTCTGGGCCTCTTCTATGCCGGGAGATCTGAGGAAAGGCGCGGCCTTGCTGAAGACGCCCGCAGGGACTACGAACGCTCCATTGACCTGGACCGCAAACCAGACGACCTGCGCTGTGGCTCTTCCTGCCGGGGGCTTATCAAGCGCGTTTCGCGCGAGGAAGGAGCCATTTTGGCGGACGCCGACGCCCTGTTCAAAAGGAAGGCATTTCCGGGACTGCCGGGCCTCGACATGTTCGACGACGCCGTTCACTGGAAGAGCCCCTGCAACGCCCTGGTCTCGGCGGCCGTTATCGAGAGCATGGGAAAGAAGCCGGAGATGAAATCGCTCGAGGCTTGCCCCGGTGCCCGGGGAAGCTGGACCACCCTTGAATACGCCTTCAACCAGATCTCCGCGCCGAACCGGCGATCCTTGTCGCACCGGGCCGTCGTCTTCCTGGAGGCGTCCCTCGGGAAACGGACCGAGCCTGAAGCGCTCCCCGCCTTGGTGAAGAGGGCCGCGGCGAGCGCCGCGGCCAACGCGGGGCCCTGGGGAGCTCCCGCCGTCAATACAGATCCTTCCCTTTTTTACTGGCATTTGGGCGAGATCGAATCCCTTCGCGGCAACCTTCAGGAGGCTGGCCGCTTCTACTCCAGAGCCCTGGCCTTGAATCCCGCCCTTCCCCGCCTATGGGCAAGCCAAGCCGTCGCGCTGGCCTTGCTCCGGG encodes:
- a CDS encoding tetratricopeptide repeat protein, producing the protein MKKLIVAALLLSRGVGQALAQAVNDPISRRYYYEDIFEPFFSPDKDNPEIYRSRRPGAANGSFPIRKGKDAFRIFILGSSIAKLFGESREGGFREMLGKASPFKEIELLNCGMSGYDSFRTLMLESEVLAYSPDLIVILMGFTEAAGTPPVPLWLLKVQDRLSRLKAYQALLDKFSAGPPSRPYAEMEAAFGANLRQMLRQARLKGVPAVVVVPPLNYRDAPPTGPAPADERFVKGWVLHLQGRHREAAAELRLSGSALGLFYAGRSEERRGLAEDARRDYERSIDLDRKPDDLRCGSSCRGLIKRVSREEGAILADADALFKRKAFPGLPGLDMFDDAVHWKSPCNALVSAAVIESMGKKPEMKSLEACPGARGSWTTLEYAFNQISAPNRRSLSHRAVVFLEASLGKRTEPEALPALVKRAAASAAANAGPWGAPAVNTDPSLFYWHLGEIESLRGNLQEAGRFYSRALALNPALPRLWASQAVALALLRDRDGARRSFTEGLARARGPGREEESRHIRAAMRALGLEQSPRTPPAAPRHLKKSSAPRLQPFWTAQAYSALRAKNRRLALEFLAKAMSSARAPGDLHAAALGYQEAGDLKTALRLLNGLARRAPPRAEYLKDLGICLYRSGNVAEAIKSLEAAVRLDPEGPQALMSLGSIYQSQGRLRQALKLYDSALAAGLGGKELNARIRDSRKEILSLPRKP